A genomic window from Sphingobacterium sp. BN32 includes:
- a CDS encoding beta-ketoacyl synthase N-terminal-like domain-containing protein gives MIQAYIQGSNIISPLGLTTDENFEAVRNGTTGIQQRKLNGILEEVFVSSIDEDQIVNLFDRLDLPSGASRIEKLATAAIFPLIEHKKSLANSLLIISTTKGNVEALAQHNSDAADIPTLAKNIASYFGFEKEPMVVSNACVSGLMAISIAKRYLQMGLFDDVYVVAFDEVSAFVQSGFNSFQAVSSEACRPYDQKRAGVTLGEAAVACYISTEKRADSIRIAGDANINDANHISGPSRTGEGLFLSIQKALEEAKFTAENMDYIVGHGTATIYNDEMEAIAFNRAGLSTVPLASYKGNYGHTLGASGLLECVLLVECMRRNVLLPSKGFEELGTSQSIEVLKTERKGTIQVALKTASGFGGTNTALVLSKD, from the coding sequence ATGATACAAGCCTACATTCAAGGATCCAATATCATAAGTCCGCTGGGCCTTACGACGGATGAAAACTTCGAAGCTGTACGAAATGGAACGACCGGCATTCAGCAGCGTAAGTTGAACGGCATCCTCGAAGAGGTTTTTGTTTCATCCATTGATGAGGATCAAATTGTTAATTTATTTGATCGTCTCGACTTGCCAAGCGGAGCTTCAAGAATAGAAAAGTTGGCTACTGCAGCCATTTTCCCCTTAATTGAACACAAAAAATCTTTAGCGAACAGTTTATTAATCATCTCGACTACAAAAGGCAATGTTGAGGCCTTAGCGCAACATAATTCTGATGCTGCTGATATCCCGACCTTAGCGAAAAATATTGCAAGCTATTTTGGTTTCGAAAAGGAGCCTATGGTTGTGAGCAACGCCTGTGTTTCGGGCTTAATGGCTATTTCGATAGCCAAACGCTATTTACAAATGGGGCTATTTGATGATGTGTATGTTGTTGCGTTTGACGAGGTTTCCGCTTTTGTACAATCAGGGTTCAATTCTTTTCAAGCAGTAAGTTCGGAGGCCTGTCGGCCGTATGACCAAAAGAGGGCTGGTGTTACTTTAGGTGAGGCGGCCGTTGCCTGTTACATTTCGACAGAAAAGCGAGCAGATAGCATAAGAATTGCAGGAGATGCGAATATAAACGATGCGAACCATATTTCGGGACCTTCCAGAACCGGCGAAGGTTTATTTCTAAGCATTCAGAAAGCCTTGGAAGAGGCGAAATTTACCGCTGAAAATATGGATTATATCGTGGGACATGGCACCGCAACGATCTATAATGATGAAATGGAAGCCATAGCGTTCAATCGCGCGGGCTTGTCCACCGTTCCGCTCGCGAGCTATAAAGGGAATTATGGGCATACGTTAGGTGCTTCAGGGCTTTTGGAATGTGTGCTTTTAGTAGAATGCATGCGAAGAAATGTTTTATTACCCAGCAAAGGATTTGAAGAATTGGGCACCTCACAATCTATAGAAGTTTTGAAAACTGAACGTAAGGGTACTATTCAGGTCGCTTTAAAGACGGCTTCCGGATTTGGAGGAACAAATACGGCCTTAGTGCTCTCAAAAGATTAA
- a CDS encoding phosphopantetheine-binding protein, translating into MTELKDLLKQQIIEVLNLEDISVADIQDDDALFGDGLGLDSIDALELIVLLDKQYGIKLADPKQGKEIFASINTLAAFVEQNRTK; encoded by the coding sequence ATGACGGAATTAAAGGATCTGTTAAAACAACAGATAATTGAGGTGTTAAATCTGGAAGATATTAGTGTGGCGGACATTCAAGATGACGACGCCTTATTCGGAGACGGGCTTGGCTTAGACTCCATAGACGCGCTAGAACTAATCGTACTCTTAGATAAGCAATATGGTATCAAGCTTGCTGATCCTAAGCAAGGTAAGGAGATCTTTGCCTCGATCAATACGCTTGCTGCTTTCGTAGAACAAAACCGCACGAAATAA
- a CDS encoding beta-ketoacyl-[acyl-carrier-protein] synthase family protein, whose protein sequence is MPIGVAVTGMGIVSSIGLSVDENFQSLMDRRTGISYLENFHSKHAAHIKVGEIKVSNEEFQERLNLPIDLSFTRTSLLGAYAAKQAIVDAGISEINSVRTGLISATSVAGMDTTEKYFKDFQEQPALQKFINSHNVGDSTNKIADYLGIRGMVSGISTACSSAANAIMLGSSLIETGRLDRVIVGGTDALSKFTINGFNSLMILSDRDNAPFDQNRKGLNLGEAAAYLVLESEDQVQKENKQVLAFLSGYGNANDAYHQTASSETGEGAYLAILKALKKASLQPKDIDYINVHGTATTNNDLSEGRALQRIFESVPDFSSTKSFTGHTLAAAAAIEAVYSILALRANVVFPTLNFQTKIEEFDLVPATELIHKEIHHVLSNSFGFGGNCSTLIFSKS, encoded by the coding sequence ATGCCGATCGGAGTCGCTGTAACGGGAATGGGAATTGTTTCGTCGATAGGTCTTTCTGTCGATGAGAACTTCCAATCGTTGATGGACAGGCGAACCGGCATCTCTTATTTAGAGAACTTTCATTCGAAACATGCCGCTCATATTAAGGTTGGAGAAATAAAAGTTAGCAATGAGGAATTTCAGGAGCGTTTAAATCTCCCAATCGATCTTAGTTTTACAAGAACCAGTCTACTAGGTGCCTATGCGGCAAAACAGGCTATAGTGGATGCGGGGATATCAGAGATAAATTCGGTCAGAACAGGTCTAATATCCGCAACAAGTGTAGCCGGCATGGACACAACTGAAAAATACTTTAAAGACTTTCAGGAACAACCTGCCCTGCAGAAATTCATCAACAGCCATAACGTTGGTGATAGCACAAACAAAATCGCCGATTACTTGGGAATCCGGGGAATGGTCAGTGGGATATCCACAGCTTGTTCTTCCGCTGCAAATGCGATTATGTTAGGTTCATCACTGATTGAAACCGGTCGGCTAGACCGCGTAATCGTCGGTGGAACGGATGCACTGAGTAAATTTACAATCAACGGTTTTAATAGTTTGATGATCCTTTCGGACAGAGATAATGCCCCTTTTGATCAAAATCGTAAAGGTTTAAATCTCGGAGAGGCAGCGGCATATTTGGTTCTGGAATCCGAAGATCAAGTACAAAAAGAAAATAAGCAGGTATTAGCTTTCCTCAGTGGTTATGGCAATGCAAATGATGCTTACCATCAAACGGCTTCTTCCGAAACGGGCGAAGGTGCATACCTAGCTATCCTGAAAGCGTTGAAGAAAGCAAGCTTACAGCCAAAGGACATTGATTATATTAATGTTCATGGTACTGCTACTACTAATAACGACCTTTCAGAAGGAAGAGCATTGCAAAGGATATTTGAATCAGTTCCGGATTTTAGTTCTACAAAATCTTTTACCGGTCATACCTTAGCGGCAGCAGCAGCGATTGAGGCTGTATACAGCATACTGGCGCTGCGAGCAAACGTCGTTTTCCCGACGCTGAACTTTCAAACAAAGATAGAAGAATTTGATCTAGTGCCTGCAACAGAGCTTATTCACAAAGAGATCCATCACGTTCTATCTAACTCCTTCGGCTTTGGCGGAAACTGTTCAACACTCATCTTCTCAAAGAGTTAA
- a CDS encoding beta-ketoacyl synthase N-terminal-like domain-containing protein: MKCYINGLGSVGIQSLDFNVRNDEPCVLKPTNKAIHPSYKELIPAAALRRMSTSVKMGIYASHQAMQDAQVENLDAIITGTGLGCLQDSEKFLEAMIENDEEYLTPTSFIQSTHNTVAAQIALQLGCKAYNFTYVNGANSFEAALLDAMIQITSCNADSALVGGIDETSTQFDRLFQLSGLYKAHDTSIDFRNPSSPGACLAEGANFFVLSNKRNKESYARLIDVHYFNRPQQTIQLEVEGFLKRNKLNLNEIDLVFLGYNADSQDQRHFEEYASLFPEIAHAYYQHLSGTFFTSSAYGLKLAAEVLKNQEAPTNIIYNDIKPKQLETILLINQSRGVDHSLVLIQSC, encoded by the coding sequence ATGAAATGTTATATTAACGGTTTAGGATCAGTAGGCATACAGTCATTAGATTTTAATGTGCGGAATGATGAGCCATGTGTCCTTAAGCCCACAAACAAAGCGATACATCCCTCCTACAAGGAACTGATTCCCGCTGCAGCATTAAGGCGAATGTCGACATCTGTAAAGATGGGGATTTACGCCTCGCATCAAGCCATGCAGGATGCTCAGGTGGAAAACTTGGATGCCATTATCACAGGCACCGGCCTAGGATGCCTTCAAGACTCTGAGAAATTCTTAGAGGCCATGATTGAAAATGATGAAGAATATCTTACACCGACTTCCTTTATACAATCGACACATAATACCGTCGCGGCACAGATTGCATTGCAATTAGGCTGTAAAGCCTATAACTTTACTTATGTAAATGGAGCGAACTCTTTCGAAGCGGCCCTGTTGGATGCCATGATTCAGATAACAAGCTGCAATGCCGACTCGGCGCTTGTAGGTGGTATTGATGAGACCTCAACTCAATTTGATCGCTTATTCCAGCTTTCCGGGTTATATAAGGCACACGATACATCGATAGATTTCAGAAACCCCAGCAGTCCCGGCGCATGTTTAGCTGAGGGTGCTAACTTTTTCGTCCTATCGAATAAAAGAAATAAGGAATCCTATGCTCGATTGATTGATGTGCATTATTTCAATCGACCTCAGCAAACCATTCAATTGGAAGTTGAAGGATTTCTAAAAAGGAATAAGCTCAACTTAAATGAGATAGACCTTGTTTTTCTTGGCTATAATGCAGACAGTCAAGACCAAAGGCACTTTGAAGAATATGCATCGCTATTTCCGGAAATCGCGCATGCCTATTACCAGCATCTATCGGGTACCTTCTTTACGTCATCGGCATATGGCTTAAAACTCGCTGCTGAAGTCCTAAAAAATCAGGAAGCACCAACCAATATCATCTACAATGATATTAAACCTAAGCAGCTTGAAACAATCTTATTAATAAATCAATCGCGAGGAGTTGATCATAGCTTAGTGCTTATTCAATCATGTTAA
- a CDS encoding polysaccharide deacetylase family protein — MLKHQYIRIIIVIASFVAAIGYLYDYWSIYWFVLIALIGLGLTAWGVFDIRLGYFGKTHFKANRKSAKEVSLTFDDGPCPYTNQVLDLLDQYDMKATFFCIGQQVLKYPEIANKIIESGHSIGNHSFTHRKDIAFSNVGEMITEIQLADEALAKATKYTTPMYRPPFGVTNPNVIKACKASNKQIIGWSIRSLDTVIKDEKRILNRIVPRLKAGDIVLLHDTSERTVRVLEQLLIKMKEMNLQSIPVDRLLKIERNG; from the coding sequence ATGTTAAAACATCAGTACATTCGAATAATCATTGTCATTGCTAGTTTCGTTGCTGCAATTGGCTACTTATATGATTATTGGAGCATATACTGGTTTGTACTTATTGCGTTGATCGGGTTAGGATTAACCGCATGGGGAGTTTTTGATATTCGTTTAGGGTATTTCGGGAAAACTCACTTCAAAGCGAACAGAAAAAGCGCAAAAGAAGTCTCTCTGACATTCGACGATGGCCCCTGCCCTTATACCAATCAGGTGCTTGATTTACTGGATCAATACGACATGAAAGCTACTTTCTTTTGCATTGGTCAGCAGGTATTAAAGTATCCTGAGATTGCAAACAAAATTATAGAAAGCGGACATAGCATAGGAAATCACAGCTTTACGCATCGAAAAGATATTGCTTTCTCTAATGTAGGAGAAATGATAACTGAGATTCAGCTCGCTGATGAGGCTTTAGCAAAAGCTACCAAGTACACAACGCCGATGTATCGCCCTCCCTTCGGAGTGACTAATCCGAATGTAATTAAAGCCTGCAAAGCGAGCAACAAACAGATTATTGGATGGAGTATTCGCTCGCTCGATACGGTGATCAAAGATGAAAAAAGAATACTGAACCGCATCGTACCGCGTTTAAAGGCTGGTGATATTGTGCTTCTGCATGATACCTCGGAGCGTACTGTTCGTGTGCTGGAACAGTTGTTGATTAAAATGAAGGAGATGAATTTACAATCTATACCAGTGGATAGATTACTAAAAATAGAAAGAAATGGGTAA
- a CDS encoding outer membrane lipoprotein carrier protein LolA, which translates to MGKLKGLFIISFLLTTVSSFAQTKMSTAEAATFKSNVEKQSQKITSITANFEASKYVSVLKNPVNSTGIFRLKGKKLLWRYDAPQQNAMLFDQDKLYMKDEKGKKSTIDLNKNRRFRQLQSLMTETNTGNVFDETNFNINYLKNGTEKLAILTPKNKDMARFIKQVELTFNNNEYTVSEIKIVEKSNDYTLFKLKNKKFNSSISDSEFKL; encoded by the coding sequence ATGGGTAAGTTGAAAGGACTATTTATTATATCATTCTTGTTGACCACAGTTTCGAGTTTTGCTCAAACAAAGATGAGCACTGCAGAGGCTGCAACCTTCAAGAGCAATGTAGAGAAGCAATCGCAAAAGATTACAAGTATCACCGCTAATTTCGAAGCCAGTAAATATGTTTCTGTGCTCAAGAACCCGGTGAATTCTACAGGTATTTTCAGACTGAAGGGTAAAAAGCTACTTTGGCGCTATGATGCCCCACAGCAGAATGCGATGCTTTTTGATCAGGATAAACTTTACATGAAAGATGAAAAGGGCAAGAAATCGACCATAGACTTAAACAAGAACCGCAGGTTTCGTCAATTGCAAAGCTTAATGACGGAGACGAATACCGGCAATGTCTTCGATGAAACGAACTTCAACATCAACTATTTGAAGAATGGAACAGAGAAGCTAGCAATCTTAACACCCAAGAACAAAGACATGGCAAGGTTTATTAAGCAGGTGGAGCTAACCTTTAACAATAATGAATATACCGTATCTGAAATCAAGATTGTAGAGAAATCGAATGATTATACACTATTCAAGCTTAAAAACAAGAAATTTAACAGCAGTATTAGCGATAGCGAGTTTAAATTGTAA
- a CDS encoding DUF2062 domain-containing protein: protein MLESLAINQRVCVIIPTYNNAKTLQRVVDAVLQYITDVYVVNDGSTDATANILSQYDQIVIINQPENRGKGKALQAGFKRALEDGFDYAITIDSDGQHYPDDIPVFLEELSKHSEPVLLIGNRDMQQAGIPGKSSFGNRFSNFWFWFETGIRLEDTQSGYRMYPLKHLPKKLYTNKFEFEIEIIVRTAWNDVLVKNIPVKVLYDPAERVSHFRPFQDFTRISILNTVLVVITLLYIKPRNFFRKLKKKSFSKFLKEDILQTQDSNEVKAMSLAMGVFIGIIPAWGFQTVLCISIAVALRWNKALAFLGSNISIPPFIPVIVFLALQIGGFLVPSDQPIHLDFDHINMEAIKIHLLQYVLGSFLLAIFASISIGLIFYLILKSASRKAKKHVE, encoded by the coding sequence ATGTTGGAAAGCTTGGCCATTAATCAACGTGTTTGTGTCATTATTCCGACCTACAACAACGCTAAGACGCTGCAAAGGGTCGTCGATGCTGTATTGCAGTATATTACAGATGTATATGTCGTTAATGATGGCAGTACAGATGCTACGGCGAATATCCTCTCCCAATATGATCAAATCGTAATCATCAATCAACCCGAGAACCGAGGAAAAGGCAAGGCCCTACAGGCAGGCTTTAAGCGCGCTCTGGAAGATGGTTTTGATTACGCAATAACGATCGATTCTGACGGCCAGCATTATCCAGATGATATCCCTGTATTTCTTGAAGAACTGTCTAAACACAGCGAGCCGGTCCTACTGATCGGAAACCGCGACATGCAACAAGCCGGTATCCCCGGAAAAAGCAGTTTTGGAAACCGTTTCTCGAACTTCTGGTTCTGGTTTGAAACAGGAATCCGATTGGAAGATACTCAATCCGGATATCGTATGTATCCGCTCAAGCATCTTCCGAAAAAGCTTTATACCAACAAGTTCGAATTCGAAATAGAAATTATCGTTCGAACAGCTTGGAACGATGTATTGGTAAAAAATATCCCTGTAAAAGTACTTTACGACCCTGCCGAGCGGGTTTCTCACTTTAGGCCCTTCCAGGATTTCACCAGGATCTCCATCCTCAATACGGTACTCGTAGTAATCACTTTACTTTATATCAAACCACGTAATTTCTTTCGAAAGCTAAAAAAAAAAAGCTTTAGCAAATTCTTAAAGGAAGATATCCTGCAAACCCAGGACAGCAATGAAGTCAAAGCCATGTCGCTTGCGATGGGTGTATTCATTGGGATCATCCCGGCTTGGGGCTTTCAAACTGTCCTCTGTATCAGTATTGCGGTTGCCTTACGATGGAACAAGGCTTTAGCATTTCTAGGCTCCAACATTAGTATTCCGCCATTTATTCCGGTCATCGTGTTTCTAGCCCTGCAGATTGGCGGCTTCCTAGTTCCCTCAGACCAGCCTATTCATCTTGATTTCGACCATATCAATATGGAGGCTATCAAAATTCATCTGTTACAATATGTGCTCGGGAGCTTTCTTTTAGCTATTTTTGCTTCCATCAGCATAGGCTTGATATTTTACTTGATCCTTAAATCCGCCAGCAGGAAAGCAAAGAAGCATGTCGAATAG
- a CDS encoding 1-acyl-sn-glycerol-3-phosphate acyltransferase, with the protein MSNSFYSIYKLIQKHPKIALLSAMLFLIASVMVIKNIRFNEDINKVIPIDDSQATATNIIQQMSFTDKISVIFSKNAEATDDDLKDAAQAFLDSVVNYEQYYNNIQGTLDEDLFDRSFDLVYTHLPLYLDETDYAAISQKLQKDSIRNQIDQNYTTLMGSGAAFMKDIIVKDPLQISFLALKKLQQFQGGTDYVFEDGFLFSKDKSKLFLFINPKFGGAETKNNEVFVDSLRSIQHALNNEFKAVETSYFGAAFIAVANAKQIKHDILTTVAISVSLLMLMLIFYYRNWFVPLIVMIPSVFGGLLGIICLYFIRSEISAISLSISAILIGITIDYALHFLTHSKSSSSQKELFRDVSRPLLMSSSTTAIAFLCLLFVRSEALMDLGIFASIAVVATALFTLIILPHVYRGKEIKHAHMIDRVAQYPFEKNKLLIGFSLLLIIISLFTYHRVSFDGDLSKINYIPKDQQEAEKALNQGQEILKNLFIVSYGDQEAAVLANSQAQLSQLQQDKRINSVQSINSLVPSLEAQQDAIKRWNAFWTSSRKQAAIDEIEQASLAKGFVEQTHQPFYEALNREYSSISLQDIEDFDPQFYREFVHGDSSQFIISTLISLSPEDRDQFVKSFEENNKGKNSIIIDRQALNEQYLGYLINDFNSLVSYSFLAVILILFLFYKRIELVIVASIPIALTGFITAGIMGLMNVPFNIFSSIVCTLVFGHGIDFTIFMTSALQKQYTNGKDEMPIYRTSIILAVLTTILAIGALIFAKHPALKSISSIALIGVSVAVLVTFVLYPLLFKFLFFNRVKKGLSPINLGLLLQSIFLFSYFAIASVVVSVLIRTLFWVLPISKLKKQILFSKWMSWYMSSVLHLKHQVKKRIYHIDRIEDNPPSILIANHSSFLDSLSMGMLHSNIVYLVNDWVYNSPVFGRAVRFLGFLPTSAGIDGQTGSLKERIGNTFSVVVFPEGTRSKTSEVHRFHKGAFFLSEELQMPITPVYLHGNAEALPKGDFIIYDGLGDIHVGEPIDPNDPQFGHGYAQRAKNIARYFKETYKQIRLQQEDENYFKAKLFLNYLYKEGDILNQVKLDFKNHKSLYYKLFSEIPENAKIAHITSDLGQVDFLLVHQFAARKLRTLNINEEHRDIAKASFIVHKFHIQYVAQLDDLWNNQELLLLSAISQIDLEIPTHIQKIIVLCADISEDFVNFSLHHQETNYRVYLRNEGN; encoded by the coding sequence ATGTCGAATAGTTTTTATTCCATTTATAAACTCATCCAAAAGCACCCAAAGATCGCATTGCTTAGTGCAATGTTGTTCCTGATTGCTTCTGTAATGGTTATTAAAAACATCCGATTCAATGAGGATATCAATAAAGTGATTCCTATTGATGATTCACAGGCGACTGCAACCAACATCATACAGCAGATGTCCTTTACGGATAAAATCTCCGTCATCTTCAGTAAAAATGCAGAAGCTACGGATGATGACCTAAAAGATGCCGCACAAGCTTTTCTAGACAGCGTAGTCAATTACGAGCAATATTACAACAACATCCAGGGAACCCTCGATGAGGATTTATTCGATCGCTCCTTTGATCTCGTGTACACGCACTTACCGCTGTATCTTGACGAAACAGACTATGCTGCTATTTCGCAGAAACTGCAGAAAGACAGCATCCGAAACCAGATAGACCAGAACTATACTACCCTAATGGGCAGTGGGGCTGCATTTATGAAAGATATCATCGTTAAAGACCCGCTGCAAATATCCTTTCTTGCGTTAAAAAAACTGCAGCAATTTCAAGGTGGCACAGACTATGTTTTTGAAGACGGCTTCCTGTTCTCCAAAGACAAGTCCAAACTCTTTCTGTTCATTAACCCGAAGTTTGGAGGTGCTGAAACAAAGAATAATGAAGTATTTGTAGACAGCCTGCGCAGTATACAACATGCGTTGAATAATGAATTTAAAGCCGTCGAGACTTCCTATTTCGGAGCCGCATTTATCGCCGTAGCCAATGCGAAACAAATAAAACACGATATCCTAACGACGGTAGCCATTTCTGTCAGCCTGCTGATGCTAATGCTGATCTTCTACTATAGAAACTGGTTCGTGCCACTGATTGTGATGATTCCCTCGGTCTTTGGTGGACTACTAGGGATTATTTGCCTCTATTTCATACGATCAGAGATCTCAGCGATATCATTGTCCATCTCAGCCATTCTAATTGGTATAACGATCGATTATGCCTTACACTTCCTTACGCATTCCAAAAGCAGTTCCAGCCAGAAAGAGCTCTTTCGAGATGTCTCGCGCCCATTATTGATGAGCAGCTCAACCACCGCTATTGCCTTCCTGTGTCTGCTATTTGTTCGCTCGGAAGCATTGATGGATTTAGGCATATTTGCCAGTATTGCCGTGGTAGCCACCGCCCTATTTACACTCATTATCCTACCTCATGTCTACCGAGGAAAGGAGATAAAGCATGCACACATGATCGATCGTGTCGCGCAGTATCCCTTTGAAAAGAATAAGCTACTGATTGGTTTCTCGCTCCTCCTCATCATCATTAGCCTTTTCACTTATCATAGAGTGAGCTTTGACGGTGACCTCTCTAAGATAAACTATATCCCGAAAGATCAGCAGGAAGCGGAAAAAGCACTCAATCAAGGACAAGAAATCTTGAAAAACCTCTTTATCGTTAGTTATGGAGATCAAGAAGCAGCGGTATTAGCGAACAGCCAAGCGCAGCTAAGCCAACTTCAGCAAGACAAGCGCATCAATAGCGTCCAATCCATTAACAGCCTTGTGCCAAGCCTAGAGGCCCAGCAAGATGCCATAAAACGATGGAATGCCTTCTGGACAAGTAGCAGAAAACAGGCAGCAATCGATGAAATCGAGCAGGCAAGCCTGGCGAAGGGCTTCGTAGAACAAACACATCAGCCTTTTTATGAAGCATTAAATCGCGAGTACAGCAGCATCAGTTTACAGGACATCGAAGACTTCGATCCACAATTCTACCGCGAATTCGTTCATGGCGATAGTAGTCAGTTCATTATTTCCACACTGATTTCATTATCCCCTGAAGATCGAGATCAATTTGTTAAAAGCTTTGAAGAAAACAATAAAGGCAAAAACAGCATCATTATTGACAGGCAAGCACTCAATGAGCAATATCTGGGCTACCTCATCAACGATTTCAACAGCTTGGTGAGCTACTCCTTCCTAGCGGTTATCCTCATTCTATTCCTATTTTACAAGCGCATAGAATTAGTAATCGTTGCATCCATCCCAATAGCGTTAACCGGTTTCATTACTGCAGGCATTATGGGGCTTATGAACGTACCTTTCAATATCTTCAGCAGCATCGTATGCACCTTGGTATTCGGACATGGAATCGACTTTACGATATTCATGACCAGTGCGCTGCAGAAACAATATACGAACGGTAAAGATGAAATGCCAATCTATAGAACCTCCATCATCCTTGCCGTCTTAACTACCATTTTGGCGATTGGAGCACTCATATTTGCCAAGCACCCCGCATTGAAATCCATTTCTTCAATCGCACTTATTGGGGTAAGCGTTGCTGTATTGGTTACATTCGTACTTTACCCCCTACTATTTAAATTCCTGTTTTTTAACCGAGTAAAGAAAGGCCTTTCCCCGATCAACTTGGGATTGCTATTACAGAGCATCTTCCTTTTCTCCTATTTTGCTATTGCCAGCGTGGTCGTTTCTGTACTTATCCGCACGCTATTCTGGGTATTACCGATATCCAAGTTGAAGAAGCAAATCCTGTTCTCGAAATGGATGTCCTGGTACATGTCCTCCGTGCTCCACCTGAAACATCAGGTAAAGAAAAGAATATACCATATCGACCGTATTGAGGACAATCCTCCAAGCATATTGATCGCCAACCATAGTTCCTTCTTGGATAGCCTGAGTATGGGCATGCTGCATTCCAATATTGTTTACTTAGTGAACGATTGGGTGTACAACTCGCCTGTGTTTGGGCGTGCCGTGCGCTTTTTAGGCTTTCTGCCAACCTCAGCAGGCATCGATGGGCAAACAGGCAGCTTGAAAGAACGCATAGGAAATACATTCTCTGTTGTCGTATTCCCGGAAGGCACGCGATCGAAGACTTCGGAGGTACATCGATTCCATAAAGGCGCATTTTTTCTGTCCGAAGAATTGCAGATGCCAATTACACCAGTCTATCTGCATGGCAATGCTGAAGCCCTGCCAAAAGGCGACTTCATCATTTATGATGGTCTAGGCGATATACATGTAGGCGAACCGATAGATCCTAATGATCCTCAATTCGGACATGGCTATGCGCAACGCGCTAAAAACATCGCACGTTATTTCAAAGAAACCTATAAACAGATTAGGCTTCAGCAAGAAGATGAAAACTACTTCAAAGCGAAACTATTCTTAAATTACCTCTATAAGGAAGGCGATATTCTAAATCAAGTTAAACTTGACTTTAAAAATCATAAATCCTTATACTACAAATTATTTTCAGAAATACCGGAAAACGCTAAGATCGCTCATATCACTAGCGACCTCGGCCAAGTCGACTTTCTACTTGTCCATCAATTTGCCGCACGAAAGCTTCGAACCTTGAATATTAACGAAGAGCATCGCGATATCGCCAAGGCAAGTTTTATTGTTCATAAATTCCATATCCAATATGTAGCTCAGCTGGATGACCTGTGGAACAATCAGGAATTACTTTTGCTCTCGGCAATTTCCCAAATTGATTTAGAAATCCCTACACATATACAGAAGATCATTGTTCTTTGCGCTGATATTAGCGAAGATTTTGTAAATTTCTCACTGCATCATCAAGAAACAAATTACCGCGTATATCTTAGAAATGAAGGAAACTAG